A stretch of DNA from Pseudonocardia hierapolitana:
CGCGAACGACTCGCTGCTGCAGGTGTTCACGCTGCACCTGGCCGCGGCGATGCCCGCCTGCACCCAGTACCAGGAGTGGAGCATCGAGCACACGCCGTGGAGCCAGGGGGTGTACGAGCCGGTCCTGCAGGTCGTGGGCGGCGCGGTGCCGGCTCCGACCTCCCCCGGCTGGGGGGTCACGCTCGACCCCGCCTTCGAGAAGACCGCCGACATCACGACCTCCGCAGCCTGAGCCTCGATTCCGAGAGGGAGAGGATTTTCGATGAAGATCACTGAAGTCGTGCCGTGGCTGGTCGGTTCCGAAAGCACGGGCTGGGGTGAGTACCTGTTCGTGGAGGTGCGGACCGACGAGGGCGTGTCCGGTTGGGGTGAGATCACCACGACGACGCCGACGGCCAACCGCGGGATCGCGGCGATGGTGCGGCAGGCGAGTGACCTGCTCGTCGGGGACGACCCGGCGCGGATCGAGGACACCTGGCACAAGGTGTTCCGGGCGTTCACCTACATGGGCAGCCGCGGGGCGGGCACCAACGTGGTGAGCGCGGTCGACATCGCGTTGTGGGACATCCGCGGCAAGGTCCTCGGCCTGCCGATCTGTGAGCTGCTGGGTGGGCGGGTCCGGGACGACCTGCTGATCTACACCCATCCCGACCAGCGCCGGTTCGGCACCCGGGACGGGGTGGTGGAGGAGATCCGCGGGATCGTCGACTCCGGGCACACCGGTATCAAGTTCGACCCGTTCCCGAACAAGCCGGGGGTGCCGTTGGCCGATGACCGTTATCTCGACGGCCGGATCAGCCGGGGCGAGCTGGGGCAGGCGATGGAGCTGACGGCGTTGATCCGGGAGGCCGCCGGGCCG
This window harbors:
- a CDS encoding mandelate racemase/muconate lactonizing enzyme family protein gives rise to the protein MKITEVVPWLVGSESTGWGEYLFVEVRTDEGVSGWGEITTTTPTANRGIAAMVRQASDLLVGDDPARIEDTWHKVFRAFTYMGSRGAGTNVVSAVDIALWDIRGKVLGLPICELLGGRVRDDLLIYTHPDQRRFGTRDGVVEEIRGIVDSGHTGIKFDPFPNKPGVPLADDRYLDGRISRGELGQAMELTALIREAAGPDVELLIDAHGRFDVPNAIRIGQALDELGGIHWYEEPVPPESYRALEQVRGRVRVPISVGERLHTRWDFVPVLENRLADFVMPDVTWTGGISELKKIATMAEAYYVPVSPHDAAGPVNLVAGGQVMATVPNFYRIESSRHDLSGYNRFLTTPLDNSGGRLKLPPGPGLGLEFDMDHLRAHARDGFHG